The Buttiauxella selenatireducens genome has a window encoding:
- the trmA gene encoding tRNA (uridine(54)-C5)-methyltransferase TrmA, which yields MTPEHLPIEQYDAQLAEKVARLQSMMAPFTAPAPEVFRSPVSHYRMRAEFRIWHDEDDLYHIMFDQQTKQRIRVNSFPAASTLINALMPAMLDGVRDIPALRHKLFQIDYLTTMSNQAVVSLLYHRKLGEEWQQHAQALRDNLRAQGFNVHLIGRATKTKIELDQDFIDERLTVAGKEMIYRQVENSFTQPNAAMNVHMLEWALDATQGSKGDLLELYCGNGNFSLALARNFNQVLATEIAKPSVAAAQYNIAANQIDNVQIIRMAAEEFTQAMNGVREFNRLKGIDLKSYQCETIFVDPPRSGLDADTVKMVQAYPRILYISCNPQTLCENLETLSETHNVSRLALFDQFPYTHHMECGVWLTRK from the coding sequence ATGACCCCCGAACATCTCCCAATTGAACAGTACGACGCGCAACTGGCCGAAAAAGTCGCCCGCTTGCAAAGCATGATGGCCCCTTTTACGGCACCAGCGCCGGAGGTGTTTCGCTCGCCGGTCAGCCATTACCGGATGCGTGCCGAATTCCGCATCTGGCACGATGAAGACGATCTGTACCACATCATGTTTGACCAGCAAACCAAACAGCGTATCCGGGTCAATAGCTTCCCGGCTGCCAGTACGCTTATCAATGCGCTGATGCCTGCAATGCTTGATGGGGTTCGTGACATCCCTGCCCTGCGCCATAAACTTTTCCAGATCGATTATCTGACAACAATGAGCAACCAGGCGGTTGTTTCACTGCTTTATCATCGCAAGCTTGGTGAAGAGTGGCAGCAACATGCCCAGGCGCTGCGCGATAATCTGCGCGCGCAGGGTTTCAACGTTCATTTGATTGGTCGCGCCACCAAAACCAAGATCGAACTGGATCAGGACTTCATTGATGAACGCTTAACCGTTGCCGGTAAAGAGATGATTTATCGCCAGGTTGAGAACAGCTTTACTCAGCCTAACGCAGCGATGAATGTTCATATGCTGGAATGGGCGCTGGATGCGACTCAAGGTTCAAAAGGCGATCTGTTGGAATTGTACTGCGGTAACGGCAACTTCTCGCTGGCTCTGGCGCGTAATTTCAATCAAGTGTTAGCGACGGAAATTGCCAAACCTTCTGTTGCTGCGGCGCAATACAACATTGCCGCTAACCAAATCGATAACGTGCAAATTATCCGCATGGCCGCAGAAGAGTTTACTCAGGCGATGAATGGCGTACGTGAGTTTAACCGCCTGAAAGGTATCGATCTGAAAAGCTATCAGTGCGAAACCATTTTTGTCGATCCTCCTCGCAGTGGCCTGGATGCTGACACCGTGAAAATGGTACAGGCGTATCCGCGCATCCTCTATATTTCCTGCAACCCGCAAACCCTTTGCGAGAACCTGGAAACATTGAGCGAAACCCATAACGTCTCACGCCTGGCGCTATTCGACCAATTCCCGTATACGCACCATATGGAATGCGGCGTGTGGCTAACACGCAAATAG
- the murI gene encoding glutamate racemase: protein MAIKPQDGNTTSLAAIPSNTRPTVLVFDSGVGGLSVYDEVRQLLPDLHYIYAFDNVAFPYGEKSEEFIVERVVEIVTAVQERYPLALAIIACNTASTVSLPALREKFAFPVVGVVPAIKPAARLTTNGVVGLLATRGTVRRPYTHELVARFASECRIEMLGSAELVELAEAKLHGQPVDLEELRKILRPWLRMKEPPDTVVLGCTHFPLLEEELLQVLPEGTRLIDSGAAIARRTVWLLEHESPNATSADENIAFCMGLTPEIAQLAPVLQRYGFPRLEKLAVCDDFE, encoded by the coding sequence ATGGCTATCAAACCCCAGGACGGGAATACTACCTCTCTGGCAGCTATACCTTCTAATACACGTCCCACCGTACTGGTTTTTGACTCCGGTGTCGGTGGGCTCTCTGTGTATGATGAAGTCCGGCAACTTCTGCCTGACCTGCACTATATCTATGCTTTCGATAACGTAGCATTTCCCTACGGTGAGAAAAGCGAAGAATTCATTGTTGAACGCGTAGTGGAAATTGTTACCGCTGTTCAGGAACGTTATCCACTCGCGCTCGCCATCATCGCCTGTAATACGGCGAGTACCGTTTCGCTTCCTGCTCTTCGTGAAAAATTCGCTTTCCCGGTTGTTGGTGTCGTTCCTGCGATTAAACCTGCTGCCCGTCTGACGACCAATGGTGTTGTCGGATTGCTGGCGACTCGCGGTACGGTTCGCCGTCCTTATACTCATGAGCTGGTCGCGCGCTTTGCTTCGGAATGCAGAATCGAAATGCTCGGCTCGGCAGAGTTGGTGGAATTAGCAGAGGCCAAGTTACACGGTCAGCCTGTTGACCTTGAGGAGCTGCGCAAGATTCTTCGCCCGTGGCTACGAATGAAGGAGCCGCCAGATACTGTTGTATTAGGTTGCACCCATTTCCCTCTATTAGAAGAAGAGTTGCTGCAAGTTCTTCCTGAAGGTACCAGGTTGATAGATTCAGGTGCTGCGATTGCTCGCCGTACGGTATGGCTTCTGGAGCATGAATCTCCGAATGCAACATCTGCGGATGAGAATATTGCATTCTGCATGGGGTTAACTCCTGAGATTGCACAATTAGCACCCGTTTTGCAGCGTTATGGCTTCCCAAGGCTAGAAAAACTGGCTGTTTGCGACGATTTTGAATAA
- the btuB gene encoding TonB-dependent vitamin B12 receptor BtuB — protein sequence MVKKLSLLTALSVTAFSGWAQDSNSDETLVVTANRFQQPVNTVLAPTDIVTREEIDQWQAKSLNDVMRRLPGVDIVQYGGLGQSSSMFVRGTSASHVLVLVDGVPLARPGISNSSDISQIPISLVQRVEYIRGPRSAVYGSGAIGGVVNIITQSDEERSQINAGVGSHSYQQYDGTVRKRFGDTVATISGAYESTNGFNVQPHSTYSGDNDSDGYRSKSYWAGLEHKFSEEFDGFFRTYGYTNNSDYDLGAPPYSPAYSADEHQLYNQNYDAGLRFHSGIYSTQLLASYQKVKDYNYSSVYGRYNDGTTLDRMTQSNIQWGNNFLVGNGSISAGVDWQQQRLTSSDTVMSDSYKRDNTGVYLSGQQQFGDVTLEASGREDNDEQFGWHGTWQTAAGWQFVEGYRATISYGTGFLAPSLGQQYGSTRFGIDSNPNLKPEESKQWEAGLEGLTGPVDWRLSAYHYTIDNLITYYSDPITYDGSYDNIKSATIKGLEWTGSVDTGIFTHKLTLQYMDPRDDQNDEVLARRAKRQAKYQLDWTMFNVDMDVAWQYYGKRYDNNTSAYNPTQQILPSYSTVDVAASYPVTSQLTVRGRIANLFDKDYETVYGYQTPGREYYLSGSYTF from the coding sequence ATGGTAAAAAAACTTTCGCTGCTTACGGCTCTGTCCGTAACGGCTTTTTCAGGCTGGGCGCAAGACAGCAATTCTGACGAAACCCTGGTGGTAACGGCTAACCGTTTTCAACAACCAGTGAATACTGTTCTGGCTCCAACTGATATTGTCACCCGGGAAGAGATCGACCAATGGCAGGCAAAATCACTTAATGATGTGATGCGCCGTTTACCGGGTGTCGATATTGTACAGTACGGTGGTCTGGGGCAGAGCTCCTCCATGTTTGTTCGTGGGACGAGCGCCAGCCATGTCTTAGTGCTGGTTGACGGCGTTCCACTTGCGCGCCCTGGCATTTCTAATTCTTCAGATATCAGCCAAATCCCTATCTCTTTAGTGCAGCGAGTGGAATACATTCGTGGCCCGCGTTCCGCCGTTTATGGTTCCGGTGCGATTGGTGGTGTGGTGAACATCATTACCCAGAGTGATGAAGAGAGATCGCAGATCAATGCAGGTGTCGGCTCACATAGCTACCAGCAGTACGATGGTACTGTGCGTAAACGCTTTGGTGATACGGTGGCGACAATCTCTGGTGCGTATGAATCCACCAACGGTTTCAACGTTCAGCCACACTCGACTTATAGCGGTGATAACGACAGCGATGGCTACCGTAGTAAAAGCTATTGGGCGGGCCTTGAGCACAAATTTAGCGAAGAGTTTGATGGTTTCTTCCGTACCTACGGTTACACCAACAACAGCGATTATGATTTAGGTGCTCCTCCTTATTCACCAGCGTATAGCGCCGATGAGCATCAACTCTATAACCAGAATTATGATGCTGGTCTGCGTTTCCATTCTGGAATCTATTCCACGCAGTTGTTGGCGAGCTATCAAAAAGTTAAGGACTACAACTATAGCAGTGTATATGGCCGCTATAACGATGGTACGACGCTCGACCGCATGACCCAGAGCAACATCCAATGGGGTAACAACTTTCTTGTTGGGAATGGCTCAATCAGTGCTGGGGTGGACTGGCAGCAACAGCGTCTGACGTCGTCTGATACTGTGATGTCTGATAGCTATAAACGCGATAACACGGGCGTGTACCTGAGTGGGCAGCAGCAGTTTGGTGACGTAACCTTAGAAGCCTCTGGTCGTGAAGATAATGACGAACAATTCGGCTGGCACGGCACATGGCAGACTGCCGCGGGTTGGCAGTTCGTTGAAGGGTATCGTGCAACTATTTCTTACGGTACAGGGTTCCTTGCGCCATCACTGGGGCAACAGTACGGTTCCACACGTTTTGGTATCGACTCAAACCCGAACCTGAAACCAGAAGAATCTAAACAATGGGAAGCAGGGCTTGAAGGTTTGACCGGACCGGTGGACTGGCGTCTGTCGGCTTATCACTACACGATTGATAACCTGATTACCTACTATTCCGATCCGATCACCTATGATGGGTCTTATGACAACATCAAGTCTGCGACCATCAAAGGGCTTGAATGGACCGGGAGCGTTGATACTGGCATCTTTACCCACAAGTTAACGCTGCAGTATATGGACCCACGTGATGACCAGAATGATGAAGTGCTGGCTCGTCGCGCCAAGCGCCAGGCAAAGTACCAGCTCGACTGGACCATGTTTAACGTAGATATGGATGTGGCGTGGCAGTATTACGGAAAACGCTATGACAACAACACCTCAGCTTATAACCCTACTCAGCAAATTTTGCCGAGTTACAGCACAGTTGATGTTGCGGCTTCATATCCAGTCACCTCACAGTTAACCGTTCGTGGTAGAATCGCCAACCTGTTCGATAAAGATTACGAGACGGTTTATGGCTATCAAACCCCAGGACGGGAATACTACCTCTCTGGCAGCTATACCTTCTAA
- a CDS encoding YijD family membrane protein yields the protein MKQLQERGTLGLAFIAGLSINGTFAAVFSSVVPFSIFPIIALVLTVYCLHQRYQNRTMPVGLPSIAAASFVLGVLLYSAVVRAEYPAIGSNFLPSVLSVALLFWIGFKVRARKTQVTE from the coding sequence ATGAAACAGTTACAAGAGAGAGGTACGCTCGGGTTAGCGTTTATCGCTGGCTTGTCGATAAACGGTACGTTTGCCGCGGTGTTTAGCTCGGTTGTGCCATTTTCCATTTTCCCCATTATTGCGCTGGTGCTGACCGTGTACTGTTTGCATCAACGCTACCAAAACCGCACGATGCCGGTTGGTTTGCCAAGTATTGCCGCCGCGAGTTTCGTATTGGGTGTGTTGCTGTATAGCGCTGTTGTGCGCGCTGAATACCCGGCGATTGGCTCTAACTTCTTGCCATCCGTGCTTTCAGTTGCTCTGTTGTTCTGGATTGGGTTTAAAGTCCGTGCGCGTAAAACGCAGGTGACTGAATAA